One Chordicoccus furentiruminis DNA window includes the following coding sequences:
- the thiT gene encoding energy-coupled thiamine transporter ThiT — protein MTSFFAVSNGDGSFSLTVPGYVLVAVLIFALFVLMAMVASHGKRPSARQIAFASAAIALAVVTSMIKLFEMPFGGSVTLCSSFFIVLIAYWYGPAVGMMAGVAFGLLQFVLGPYIISLPQVLFDYPLAFGALGVAGFFYHRKHGLLIGYIAGMAARLFFHVLSGIVFFADDAPAGMSALAYSLAYNGSFLAAEAAITILIMMIPAVSKALQQIRNQAVA, from the coding sequence ATGACAAGCTTTTTTGCAGTATCCAATGGAGACGGCAGCTTCAGTCTCACCGTTCCTGGCTACGTTCTTGTGGCCGTTCTGATTTTTGCCCTGTTTGTTCTGATGGCCATGGTCGCCAGCCACGGGAAGAGACCGTCAGCCAGACAGATCGCGTTCGCGTCCGCGGCCATCGCATTGGCTGTGGTTACCTCAATGATCAAGCTTTTCGAGATGCCCTTCGGCGGAAGCGTGACGCTCTGCTCTTCCTTTTTCATCGTCCTGATCGCGTACTGGTACGGGCCGGCGGTGGGCATGATGGCCGGCGTAGCCTTCGGTCTTCTGCAGTTTGTTCTGGGACCGTACATCATCAGTCTGCCGCAGGTGCTCTTTGATTACCCGCTGGCCTTCGGCGCGCTGGGCGTGGCCGGGTTCTTCTATCACAGAAAGCATGGCCTGTTGATCGGCTACATCGCCGGAATGGCCGCCCGACTGTTCTTCCATGTGCTTTCCGGCATCGTCTTCTTCGCGGACGACGCGCCGGCCGGTATGTCGGCGCTGGCTTACTCTCTGGCCTACAACGGGAGCTTTCTGGCGGCCGAAGCGGCCATCACGATTTTGATTATGATGATCCCCGCGGTCTCGAAGGCACTGCAGCAGATTCGGAATCAGGCAGTGGCGTAA
- a CDS encoding DDE-type integrase/transposase/recombinase, translating into MNIILYLLQLCHQLYQQNCWLVNFICRYIPLKQWTFDDSHSPRYQKFKVDQLPRIIYHHQDWDWQDLNRYYAWKYGKPVQPVRRRSECDIPEHCTCPACKAPQPYLYRNNGKAGQLMCKVCGTLFSPDENRFSKTLSLKCPYCSHALVRKKDRKHFIIHKCVNPKCPYYLHNLKKVDRADLDEDYGKNKYKLHYIYREFTIDFFKMDITTLPKNASSLKFSKNNAYIMSLCLSYRVNLGLSLRKTVQALKDIHGISISHQMVANYCKTAAVCVKPFVDTYPYEKGSAFVADETYIKVRGIKGFIWLIINAATRAVIGYQVSDSRSVGPCIMAMRMAFQHLKKLPGNFRFIADGYSAYPLAAQQFFHEFGEKFKFEITQVLGLTNDDAVSTEFRPYKQMIERLNRTYKTSYRPTNGFNNYDGANYDLALWVAYYNFLRPHKLHKFQPPVRNDIIANGENMPGKWQLLIFLGQQTIKKMQEAAG; encoded by the coding sequence GTGAACATTATACTTTATCTTCTTCAGTTGTGCCATCAGCTTTATCAGCAAAACTGCTGGCTGGTTAACTTTATCTGCAGATATATCCCGCTTAAGCAGTGGACCTTTGATGATTCCCATTCCCCCAGGTATCAGAAATTCAAGGTGGACCAGCTTCCCAGGATCATCTACCATCACCAGGATTGGGACTGGCAGGATCTCAATCGCTACTACGCGTGGAAATACGGAAAACCCGTTCAGCCTGTCCGCCGCCGCTCTGAGTGCGATATCCCGGAGCATTGCACCTGCCCCGCCTGCAAAGCGCCTCAGCCTTACCTGTACCGTAACAACGGCAAAGCCGGCCAGTTGATGTGCAAGGTCTGCGGAACCCTCTTTTCGCCAGATGAGAACCGTTTCTCCAAAACCCTTTCCCTCAAGTGTCCTTACTGCTCCCATGCGCTGGTTCGTAAGAAAGACCGGAAGCACTTCATCATCCATAAATGCGTGAATCCTAAATGCCCTTACTACCTGCACAACCTTAAGAAGGTTGACAGGGCAGATCTGGACGAGGATTATGGTAAAAACAAGTATAAGCTGCATTACATCTACCGTGAGTTCACGATCGATTTCTTCAAGATGGACATCACCACCCTGCCGAAGAATGCGTCCTCGCTGAAATTCAGCAAAAACAATGCTTATATCATGTCCCTGTGTCTTTCCTACCGGGTGAATCTCGGCCTGTCACTACGCAAAACCGTGCAGGCCCTGAAGGACATCCACGGCATCTCCATATCCCACCAGATGGTTGCCAACTACTGTAAGACTGCCGCCGTCTGCGTGAAACCGTTTGTTGATACATACCCTTACGAAAAGGGCTCTGCCTTTGTTGCTGATGAGACTTACATCAAAGTCCGCGGCATCAAAGGCTTTATCTGGCTGATCATCAATGCGGCAACCCGGGCTGTGATCGGCTATCAGGTATCTGACAGCCGCAGTGTCGGTCCCTGCATCATGGCCATGCGCATGGCCTTTCAGCATCTAAAAAAACTTCCCGGGAACTTCCGTTTCATCGCGGATGGTTATAGTGCCTATCCTCTCGCCGCCCAGCAATTCTTCCATGAGTTTGGTGAGAAGTTCAAGTTTGAGATTACCCAGGTCCTCGGCCTTACAAACGATGATGCTGTTTCTACGGAATTCCGGCCTTATAAGCAGATGATCGAACGTCTCAACCGCACTTATAAGACCTCCTATCGCCCCACTAACGGCTTCAATAACTACGATGGTGCCAACTACGACCTCGCGCTATGGGTGGCTTACTACAACTTTCTGCGGCCGCATAAACTGCATAAATTCCAGCCGCCGGTTCGTAATGACATCATTGCAAACGGCGAAAACATGCCGGGAAAATGGCAGCTGTTGATCTTCCTTGGCCAGCAGACCATTAAAAAGATGCAGGAGGCTGCCGGATAA
- a CDS encoding adhesin, with protein sequence MKNRQRIRVMAAIALASALTVSSAGSLVLASDTTSQQTASASDSTASSGGNETQSGPPSAPGGEGSQSGAPQPPDGQAPGGQAPGSQAPDGSSGAENAGGAPGGIPGGGGGADTQSYDYSGTLSGTLTADGEAKTSDGETIASTDADVNAALAENGGDLTITNGTLTKSGDDTNGDNCNFYGVNSILLAVGEESKATVSSSTLTADSEGSNAVFATDKATVYASGDTIHTTAGNSRGLDATYGGTIVADQMDITTEGDHSATVATDRGGGNISLTNSSLSTSGSGSPLLYSTGDIEVDNVTGTSTGSQIAGMEGLNTILISNSSLTSEMTDATASDPIADGIIIYQSTSGDAETTTGEAALFQATNSTLTSKITSGAMFYLTNTKANVVLSETTLDFDSDNVNLLTVEGNDSNNWGTAGSNGATVSFTGLGETLSGNITVDTISSLDLYLLDGTTYTGAMSIEENAVNTDETDAPITVNLSSDSTWVVTADSTISALNAEDGAKMVDADGNTVTIVANGETVVQGASGITVTVNGQYSTAVTTSDANEVQDANIDRSDFDSSFSTSTTYGTNSESVSTASGTEETEVSGTVPDDAASETGSGTEESKTGSDTGKTET encoded by the coding sequence ATGAAAAACAGACAGAGAATCCGCGTGATGGCCGCGATCGCACTGGCCTCCGCCCTCACCGTCTCATCCGCCGGAAGCCTTGTCCTTGCTTCCGATACCACTTCTCAGCAGACCGCATCCGCCTCGGACAGCACGGCTTCATCTGGTGGAAATGAAACTCAGAGCGGCCCGCCCTCCGCACCCGGAGGAGAAGGGAGTCAGAGCGGCGCACCGCAGCCGCCTGACGGCCAGGCACCGGGCGGTCAGGCACCGGGCAGCCAGGCGCCTGACGGATCAAGCGGCGCGGAGAACGCCGGCGGAGCGCCCGGCGGAATACCGGGAGGAGGCGGAGGAGCCGACACCCAGTCGTATGACTACAGCGGGACACTGAGCGGCACTCTGACCGCCGACGGTGAGGCGAAAACCTCCGACGGAGAGACCATCGCCTCCACTGACGCGGATGTCAACGCCGCCCTCGCGGAAAACGGAGGCGATCTGACAATCACCAACGGAACACTGACCAAATCCGGCGACGACACCAACGGAGACAACTGCAACTTCTACGGGGTCAACTCGATCCTCCTCGCCGTCGGGGAGGAATCAAAGGCCACCGTCAGCAGCAGTACGCTGACCGCCGATTCGGAAGGCTCCAACGCTGTCTTCGCCACCGACAAGGCCACCGTCTATGCCAGCGGCGATACCATCCATACCACCGCCGGCAACTCCCGCGGACTCGACGCCACCTACGGCGGTACCATCGTCGCCGACCAGATGGACATCACGACCGAAGGTGACCACAGCGCGACCGTTGCGACAGACCGCGGAGGCGGAAACATCTCACTGACCAACAGCTCACTGTCTACCTCCGGCTCCGGTTCTCCCCTTCTTTACTCGACCGGCGATATCGAGGTCGACAATGTAACCGGTACTTCCACCGGAAGCCAAATCGCCGGCATGGAAGGGCTGAATACCATCCTGATCAGCAACTCGTCGCTCACATCCGAGATGACGGATGCGACCGCCAGTGATCCGATCGCCGACGGGATCATCATCTACCAGTCCACCTCCGGCGACGCCGAGACGACGACAGGAGAGGCGGCCCTGTTTCAGGCGACAAACTCCACGCTGACCAGCAAAATTACATCCGGCGCGATGTTCTATCTGACCAACACCAAGGCCAATGTCGTCCTCTCCGAGACCACGCTTGATTTCGACAGCGACAACGTAAATCTGCTTACTGTCGAGGGCAACGACTCCAACAACTGGGGCACAGCGGGAAGCAACGGAGCGACAGTTTCCTTCACCGGACTGGGCGAAACGCTTTCCGGCAACATCACAGTCGACACGATCAGCTCTCTCGATCTCTATCTTCTGGACGGCACCACCTACACAGGCGCGATGAGTATCGAAGAAAATGCCGTGAATACGGATGAGACCGACGCACCGATCACTGTCAATCTCAGCTCAGATTCGACGTGGGTCGTCACCGCCGACAGCACGATTTCCGCCCTCAACGCAGAAGACGGCGCGAAAATGGTTGACGCAGACGGGAACACTGTCACGATCGTCGCCAACGGCGAAACCGTCGTTCAGGGCGCCAGCGGCATCACTGTCACGGTCAACGGTCAATACTCCACCGCCGTAACCACCAGCGATGCGAATGAGGTTCAGGACGCAAACATCGACCGTTCCGATTTCGACAGCAGCTTCAGCACCTCCACGACCTACGGGACAAACAGCGAATCCGTGAGCACCGCCAGCGGCACCGAAGAAACGGAAGTCTCCGGGACGGTGCCCGATGACGCCGCTTCGGAAACCGGGTCAGGCACAGAAGAATCGAAAACCGGATCCGACACCGGAAAAACGGAAACGTAA
- a CDS encoding BtpA/SgcQ family protein → MSWLEEMFGVKKPVIAMCHLQPMPGDPNYDEKGGMRKVIDLAYQDLCALQNGGVDGIMFSNEFSMPYLTKVEPVTQACMARIIGELRSEIRVPYGVNCLWDPIASLNVAAAVDGKFIREIISGVYASDFGLWNTNPGETARHRARLGISHVKMLYNIVPEAAKYLADRDIAEIARTTEFNHRPDGICVSGLTAGSATDSQVLKRVKDATAHTPVFCNTGCNRQNVRQQLSIADGAVCATTFKVDGIFENPVDEARVRDFMDEVKDFRKTLE, encoded by the coding sequence ATGAGCTGGCTTGAAGAGATGTTCGGGGTGAAGAAACCTGTGATTGCGATGTGCCACCTGCAGCCGATGCCCGGTGACCCGAATTATGACGAAAAGGGCGGTATGCGGAAGGTGATTGATCTCGCTTATCAGGACCTGTGTGCGCTGCAGAACGGCGGCGTGGACGGCATCATGTTCTCCAATGAATTCAGTATGCCTTATCTGACGAAGGTTGAACCGGTGACGCAGGCCTGCATGGCTCGTATTATCGGCGAACTGAGGAGCGAAATCCGCGTGCCCTACGGCGTCAACTGCCTTTGGGATCCGATTGCATCTCTGAATGTGGCGGCCGCCGTGGACGGAAAGTTTATCCGTGAGATCATTTCCGGCGTCTATGCCAGTGATTTCGGACTTTGGAACACGAATCCGGGTGAAACGGCGCGCCATCGCGCGAGGCTTGGCATCAGCCATGTGAAAATGCTTTATAATATTGTTCCTGAAGCGGCCAAGTATCTGGCGGACCGGGATATCGCGGAGATCGCGAGGACGACGGAGTTCAATCACCGGCCGGACGGAATCTGCGTGTCGGGCCTGACGGCAGGAAGCGCGACGGATTCTCAGGTCCTGAAGAGAGTCAAGGATGCGACGGCTCATACGCCGGTTTTCTGCAATACAGGCTGCAATCGGCAGAACGTGAGGCAGCAGCTTTCGATAGCCGATGGAGCTGTCTGCGCAACGACCTTCAAAGTGGATGGTATCTTCGAGAATCCGGTTGATGAAGCTCGTGTCAGAGATTTTATGGATGAAGTGAAGGATTTCAGAAAGACGCTGGAATGA
- a CDS encoding xylulokinase: protein MEKATISIDIGSSGIRCCAFDLHGRQIAAAGHSYRVWYSGDGGAEQEAGDWEKGLTEGLTELYAKIRSDWTVAGIAMTGQCPTYLPVKRDMTPAGRAYIYQDNRARAEAEELAERFGRRRIHDGSGNDAQAFFILPKILWQRKYRPEEFGKTVKALQPLDYVGYLLTGELATGKPNACGTLAFDRMAGGWNVTLLEELNLPSDFFPDRLMNSTEILGEVTAYMAEKTGIPKGTRVVYGGPDSQCCCYGTGAVEEDILSNMSGTSTCLNSIRREPNPDLRVANYLHVTPDGLWCEETGLNTTGASLKKVSGILFGREDAYDQMTALLEDTDAGSRGLFYLPYLSEGERDDALIRGGFYHMTMASERGDFIRAVMEGVAFAEKERAQMMENRNRPYRKMMISGGGCRMAAWNQIKADVMGIPVDALRGYDAAEAGAAAIAATGVGEFADLNEAIKAYDLRPEEYLPRTEMTGPYRELYEAFIELENRQRGEIKP, encoded by the coding sequence ATGGAAAAAGCGACGATTTCGATTGATATCGGTTCATCCGGGATACGGTGCTGTGCGTTTGACCTCCATGGAAGACAGATCGCCGCGGCAGGACACAGTTACCGTGTCTGGTACTCCGGGGACGGCGGCGCTGAGCAGGAGGCGGGAGACTGGGAAAAAGGACTGACGGAAGGACTGACGGAACTTTATGCGAAGATCCGAAGTGACTGGACCGTCGCGGGTATTGCCATGACAGGGCAGTGTCCGACATATCTTCCCGTGAAGCGTGATATGACGCCGGCAGGACGGGCGTATATCTATCAGGACAACCGGGCCCGGGCAGAGGCGGAAGAGCTGGCGGAGCGGTTCGGGCGAAGGCGGATCCATGACGGTTCGGGAAATGACGCACAGGCGTTCTTTATTCTCCCGAAGATTCTGTGGCAGAGGAAATATCGCCCGGAGGAATTCGGAAAAACGGTAAAGGCGCTGCAGCCGCTGGACTATGTCGGGTATCTTCTGACCGGAGAGCTTGCGACAGGAAAACCGAACGCCTGCGGTACACTGGCGTTTGACCGGATGGCCGGAGGGTGGAACGTGACGCTGCTTGAGGAGCTGAATCTGCCTTCGGACTTTTTTCCTGACCGTCTGATGAATTCCACGGAGATACTCGGTGAAGTGACCGCGTATATGGCGGAAAAAACAGGAATCCCGAAAGGAACCAGAGTGGTTTACGGAGGGCCTGACAGTCAGTGCTGCTGTTATGGGACAGGAGCCGTTGAGGAGGACATCCTGAGCAACATGTCCGGCACTTCTACCTGCCTGAACAGCATCCGAAGAGAACCGAATCCGGATCTCAGAGTGGCGAACTATCTTCATGTGACACCGGACGGCCTCTGGTGCGAGGAGACGGGTCTTAATACAACAGGCGCATCATTGAAAAAAGTTTCCGGTATTCTGTTCGGGCGCGAGGATGCCTATGATCAGATGACCGCGCTGCTTGAAGATACGGATGCGGGAAGCAGGGGGCTTTTTTATCTCCCTTATCTGAGTGAAGGTGAAAGGGATGACGCTCTGATCAGAGGCGGATTCTACCATATGACGATGGCCTCGGAGCGGGGCGATTTTATCCGTGCCGTGATGGAAGGAGTGGCGTTCGCGGAAAAAGAACGGGCGCAGATGATGGAAAACCGGAACAGGCCTTACAGGAAGATGATGATTTCCGGAGGCGGATGCCGGATGGCGGCGTGGAACCAGATCAAGGCGGATGTGATGGGGATTCCTGTGGATGCGCTCCGCGGCTATGATGCGGCGGAGGCCGGGGCCGCTGCCATCGCAGCGACTGGTGTCGGAGAGTTCGCGGATCTGAACGAAGCGATCAAGGCCTATGATCTCCGGCCGGAGGAGTATCTTCCGAGAACGGAAATGACAGGCCCGTACAGAGAACTCTACGAGGCATTTATTGAACTGGAGAACCGCCAGAGGGGAGAGATAAAACCGTAA
- a CDS encoding DeoR/GlpR family DNA-binding transcription regulator, translated as MLPVDRQGKVVRYVQKKGKTTVEELAAQFSVSSATVRRDVDVLSEQRLIRKAYGCVLAMDYALPGEIPIQEKSSRCREEKQKIGRTAAGFVADGDTIIIDSGTTTRAMAEQLTGSNLTVITNDLQIALAMERNPTAAVYLAGGLVEKSVGATIGTSVVEWIRSFRVKTAFIGADAIDPKQGVSDRTLEDVAIKRAMADAAERTIVLADHTKFGDPVFARVGLLDRIDALITDRISDEMKAEFEKAGVKVIV; from the coding sequence ATGCTTCCGGTTGACAGACAGGGAAAGGTGGTGCGCTATGTACAGAAAAAGGGAAAAACCACCGTAGAAGAGTTGGCGGCGCAGTTTTCCGTATCGTCGGCTACCGTCAGGCGGGACGTGGATGTTCTCAGCGAACAGCGGCTGATCCGAAAGGCGTACGGCTGCGTCCTTGCGATGGACTACGCGCTGCCCGGAGAAATTCCGATTCAGGAGAAATCGTCCCGGTGCCGGGAGGAGAAACAGAAGATCGGGAGAACGGCGGCCGGCTTTGTCGCCGACGGCGACACGATCATCATCGATTCGGGAACCACGACGCGGGCGATGGCGGAGCAGCTCACCGGAAGCAATCTGACAGTCATCACCAATGATCTTCAGATCGCGCTGGCGATGGAACGCAATCCGACGGCAGCCGTCTACCTGGCGGGAGGTCTGGTGGAGAAATCGGTCGGCGCCACGATCGGAACCAGTGTGGTGGAATGGATCCGGTCCTTCCGGGTGAAAACCGCTTTCATCGGAGCGGACGCGATTGATCCGAAGCAGGGCGTTTCCGACCGCACGCTGGAGGATGTGGCGATCAAGCGTGCGATGGCCGATGCGGCGGAGCGGACGATCGTTCTTGCGGATCACACGAAATTCGGTGATCCGGTGTTTGCCCGGGTCGGTCTGCTGGACCGGATCGACGCGCTGATCACAGACCGGATCAGTGATGAGATGAAGGCGGAGTTCGAGAAGGCAGGCGTGAAGGTGATCGTGTAG
- a CDS encoding TIGR04076 family protein, translating to MSRRPKITITVTDRRGRHGCHRGHHVGETFDFDEDRGKICPMAMHCAFPYIDILRYGGHIPGQPEGTAEFCCSDADTIMVFRAEIRKEEEAGCLSLENDKT from the coding sequence ATGAGCAGGAGACCGAAAATTACGATCACCGTGACAGACCGCCGGGGCAGACACGGCTGCCATCGCGGACATCATGTGGGCGAGACCTTTGATTTCGACGAGGACAGGGGGAAAATCTGTCCGATGGCGATGCACTGCGCCTTCCCGTATATCGATATTCTGCGTTACGGAGGCCACATTCCCGGACAGCCAGAGGGAACAGCCGAGTTTTGCTGCTCGGACGCGGATACGATCATGGTGTTCCGTGCGGAAATCCGGAAGGAAGAGGAAGCCGGCTGCCTTTCCCTAGAGAATGATAAAACATGA
- a CDS encoding biotin transporter BioY, with product MKDSRLKGMVLTAVMAAVICVLSPFSIPIGPVPVSLTNFAIFITLYVLGTKRGTLSVLIYLLIGLAGLPVFSGFQGGPGKLFGPTGGYLIGYIPMALIAGAVIEKSGRKAVRSVLGMILSTAVLYAIGTPWLAWQAHMPFGAALSAGVIPFIAEDLIKMVIAALIGPMLYQALSKAGLIGRAEPAGT from the coding sequence ATGAAGGATTCCAGATTGAAGGGCATGGTGCTCACGGCTGTGATGGCCGCTGTGATCTGCGTGCTGAGCCCGTTTTCCATTCCGATCGGCCCGGTGCCGGTCTCACTGACCAATTTCGCGATTTTCATCACCCTGTACGTGCTTGGCACAAAGCGCGGAACGCTCAGTGTGCTGATCTATCTGCTGATCGGGCTGGCGGGTCTTCCTGTGTTCTCGGGATTTCAGGGAGGACCGGGTAAACTGTTCGGCCCCACGGGCGGTTATCTGATCGGCTATATTCCGATGGCACTCATCGCGGGGGCCGTGATCGAAAAGAGCGGACGCAAGGCGGTTCGTTCTGTTCTGGGGATGATCCTTTCCACAGCCGTGCTCTACGCGATCGGAACGCCCTGGCTCGCGTGGCAGGCGCATATGCCGTTCGGCGCGGCGCTGTCGGCCGGCGTCATTCCGTTCATTGCCGAGGATCTGATCAAGATGGTGATCGCGGCGCTGATCGGTCCGATGCTGTATCAGGCGCTTTCAAAAGCCGGTCTCATCGGAAGGGCCGAGCCGGCCGGGACGTGA
- a CDS encoding HTH domain-containing protein, with amino-acid sequence MRKELQAGTKERVLEALAGQTGGYCSGERLASELSVSRAAVWKAIRSLREEGWQIEAVTNRGYRLTPDAAANDRLSVEGMRPYLPDGYDSGLIRICDTIDSTNRMAKQMAVAGAPSGTAVLAETQTAGSGHRRHSFSSPRGGLYLSILLRPGGRTEGKGNRTAAERNGGEEGPERRESGDALTLSVARLVSDVIHRVTGRAIRVKPVNDLYLGDRKVGGILTEAGADFDTGELEWMVIGIGINVSTRPEDFPEEIRMKAGSLYGEGEKPVSRSRLAAELLTALMRVAAKHPASDQDP; translated from the coding sequence GTGAGAAAGGAACTTCAGGCGGGCACGAAGGAACGGGTGCTGGAGGCACTCGCAGGACAGACCGGAGGTTACTGCTCGGGCGAGCGGCTGGCCTCTGAGCTGTCCGTGTCACGCGCGGCGGTCTGGAAGGCGATCCGGTCGCTTCGGGAAGAAGGATGGCAGATCGAAGCCGTGACGAACCGCGGATACCGTCTGACGCCGGATGCGGCGGCGAACGACCGCCTCTCCGTGGAGGGGATGCGGCCGTATCTTCCGGACGGATACGATTCCGGTCTGATCCGAATCTGCGATACGATCGATTCCACGAACCGTATGGCGAAGCAGATGGCCGTCGCCGGAGCGCCGTCCGGCACTGCGGTGCTCGCGGAGACGCAGACGGCGGGCAGCGGCCATCGCCGCCATTCCTTCAGCTCGCCCCGGGGCGGGCTTTATCTTTCCATTCTGCTGCGGCCCGGCGGACGGACAGAGGGGAAGGGGAACCGCACCGCGGCGGAACGGAATGGTGGGGAAGAGGGCCCGGAGCGGCGGGAATCCGGCGACGCGCTGACGCTGTCTGTGGCCCGGCTCGTGTCTGACGTGATTCACCGCGTGACCGGACGGGCGATCCGGGTGAAGCCGGTGAACGATCTTTATCTGGGTGACAGAAAGGTAGGCGGTATCCTCACGGAAGCCGGCGCGGATTTCGACACCGGCGAGCTCGAGTGGATGGTGATCGGGATTGGAATCAATGTCAGCACGCGGCCGGAGGATTTTCCGGAGGAAATCCGGATGAAGGCCGGATCGCTGTACGGCGAGGGTGAGAAGCCCGTATCGAGGAGCCGGCTGGCGGCGGAGCTGCTGACGGCACTGATGAGGGTTGCGGCGAAGCATCCGGCATCCGATCAAGATCCGTGA